The genomic region ACATTTTTAGGGGTTAGTTCTCACTAAAGAGAGAAGTGGGTATAGCTATTTGTATTTCTGTAACACAAATGTCTGTTTtactttttatgtatttattttttaacttcagttgctgtttgtgggtttttttgtcaaATAGTCTCCTGTGGTGGCTATCACCAAACACTTTAGCATTGTGCTAGTGCATGATAACTGAAAGGAAACAAATTTGTAAGCAAAACTATCTAAACTGTCCTGTTTGTGTGTTTCCTCTAAACTGAatgaaatacagaaaacaaacaaatggtGCACACGGTGAAGCACAGTTTAGATTCTCTAAAAATATTCTTGCAGTTTAAAAAATCTTCAGATCCTGTTAAGAGTAGGGAattcattttcaattattttcatCTTGGATTTAGACTACTGTAGTACTCCATGGGCAGTTTGAGCCTTTAGTGTGGCTGAATCCATAGTCTGCCTCTCCAGTACTTCACAACAGTGCCCAAGTCAATTTCATATTATTTCACATCTTCCATTTCATTAAGGGTGGCATGTAAAACTTGGTTATAAAACCTGACCATGAGAACAGGAAGACAAACATCCTCTCTGAAATCGTTAGGAGTAAATCATTCTGTTTCATGAGAAGGTGCTCTGGGCCTGCTTTTAAAGCAGAAAGAGGCAAAAAATATCCCAGGAACACAATCTCATGCTAGGTCCCAGTTTTTAATTTGTCACAAGCTTTTTGTGGAAGACTGAATTCTATGTCTTAACAGGACCAAAACcatcttttcctttttctttttggtgtttttgggggggggggggggagggatgtctCATGCAACACTGCATTTAAATTAACAAATTAAAAACTGTTTTGGCCTCAAAAAATGAGAGGTTTATGTGCCTTAGCTCATTTCTGCTACTGTGTGGTGATTTAAAAATACACACTAAACACTTTGATGCTATTAGCTGTCTGTAGTATAGAAAAATTGtgcagtgtagccgctgtttgtcagtTCTGCTGACAAAAAACTTTCACCCCCAAAGAGTGACATTTGCGTTGCCGACAGGATAGCGCTCCTGCCAACAACACACTATTCACATTGGCACTTGTTGTGGCAAAACTTTTGCcttgggcggggcggggggcaggtggttaacacctctgaaagacacaagttttgtcattcaattgccagtgtagacatagccttatacAGGTGTAAAGAAtgtgggtgggttttttgtttgtttagcttATTGCCTGGAAGGGAATAAAGCTAAACCCAAAAAGCCACTATTATGCCAAGGTAAGAGTGTCTACCCCAGGGCTATACTACTATAACTTTATTGGTTTCACTGGTAAATTTTGCCTTGGGGACAAGccataaggccccaatcctgcaaacacttgcatGTGTCCAGTGTCTTTAAATAGGGTTATTCATGGAACATGAATAAGTGTAAGTGTATGCATGAGCATTTGCAGAATTGTGGCTTAAAAGCTCTTTAAAATCCCTAGCAAGAGTCGTGCTAAGCCTGTTCTACAAAACTTTAAGGTATGTGTGTCAGAGGGTAGTTACTGTGTGAGGGGCTGCAAttaggattttgtttttgttccttaAGTTTTAAAAACTATGCAACAGATcataaatctgcattttttttttgactgtcactgggTCCACACCTATACCCtttggccatgtctgcactaagattttttttaaatagttgacACTAAATTCATGGTAGTTAACACCTTTTGTAAAGgctagtgtggacatgcccttgaaaaatgaaaatgtaataTTTGGTTTAGTGTAAAAACATAGACCACAAGACGTAGCATGCTTATTGTATTATTCATGTACGTATTTAATTCAGTAATCACTCTTTAATTTAAATGGCTCTGTCATGGAATTCCAGCTTCTAAATTGCAGTGCCACAGAAACCTTGCTTTAGTAAATTTGATCTCTTGTATTTTGTCGATGTTTTGTCTCAAGTACCAAGAATTTGAAAATAAACACAGTGCTCCAATAATGGAAGAGACGTGCCACTAGGATAATCTGATGTTTAGTTTTAGTTTTTATTTAGCTCTATGAAGAGTTGGTTCTGCGTCTGCTCCACATTTAGTGCTCACTGAATTTAACAGAAGTTCAGTGCGCTGGATGATGCCAGAATTGGGCTTTAACTGACATGGATCCCCTTAAGTGCTCTGCTCCTTTCCTAGAATCCCAGCCTGAACCTTTCCATATCAATCCTTGTAACTAGTTCTTTCCCTGctacattttttgtgtgtgtttgtactcTGCAAACATGTTGATAGGTTTGCAAAAACTGAAAAGGCAGAATTCTAAGTTTTCTGATCATTGGAGGTTAGTGATTCAGTAAAGGGTCAGGGTCTAGAAGGCATCTAGGTGCAGAGAAATCTTGAGGTTCTTTTCCAATTAGATGTGTGGTGTTCTACACACAGCAGTAATGACTGCAAGCTTCTTATTAAGCCTTAATTATGTTTACAAGAATCATGgcaatgtttttttattttaactattgACAGGTTTTTTGATGTACAGCTTTCAATAGTGCATGAttaaaaaggtggggggggggaatatttcTGAGCCCTATTGCCACCACAAGGGGACTCAGGTGCCAGTGTCTTAGCACCTCTAATCCAGGGACCTGTCAAGCGATGCAGGGAAGTTAAGAGAGGATGGTATTTTGTGATGTGTTTTATGCAAAGATACTTTAAATGTGAAACTTAAATTTTTTTAATACATTCTTTAattattctgtttgtttttttcccttctccccaaCCCTCTTTGCCTACAGGCAGGATGAAAGACCGGTTAAGTGAACTGTATGAGTTAGCTAGGCTTTATAACCAACAGTTTCCTAACAATGAGGATGATGAGAGTTTACCTCATGAAACCCTCCTGTTTGAGACTGATTATGCCCTTGCAGCTCTTTACAAAGATATCCAGAGTATCAGAACAGACAACCTCCACCTGAAAGAGGATGTCAGACGGCTAGGTAAACAAAATAATCGCTTTCTTACCTCCATGCGGCGTCTTAGTAGTATCAAACGAGATACTAACAGCATCGCCAAAGACATCAAGGCCCGTGGAGAAGGCATCCACAGGAAACTCCAGACAATGAAAGACTTCAACGAAGATGCAGAAACAAAACATGGCACGATGTCTGTCATAACCCGTGTATCGAAGAATCACTATGTTGACCTCATGCATGCCTTTCAGGAAGCCATGTTTGAGTACAATGAGGCAGAGATGAACCAGCGGGAGAACTGCAAGATTCGGATCCAGAGACAGCTGGAGATCATGGGCAAGGATGTTTCTGGAAACCAGATTGAAGACATGATCGAGCAAGGCAAGTGGGACGTTTTCTCTGAGAATCTCCTGTCTGATGTCAGAGGGGCTCGTGCAGCGTTGAATGAGATAGAGACGCGACACAAAGAGTTGATGAAGTTGGAGACTCGCATCAGGGAGGTCCATGAGCTCTTTCTGCAGGTGGCACTACTGGTGGAGCAACAGGCTGACACCTTTGACATCATTCAACTGAATGTGGAAAAAGTTGAGGACTATGTCGGAGAGGCTAAATGTCAGGTGAGGAAAGCTCTGGAATACAGGAGGAAACACCCTTGTCGAACACTCCTCTGCTGTTGCTTTTCATGCTGCAAAAGATGATTCTCCTACTCAAGCCATTACAGACCAACTTGAATGTGCCCTAAGACTGTACAGTTGAAATAGTGCTTTTAAAATGGGCTACTCTttggaacagggttggttgtggGAGGTTGGGGTGGTTACCCCTTGTCTTAGATGGAGATCCCTTAAGCACATTTATGTGCTAATGAAAGCCAAATGTTGCTTTCAAATCACTTTTTTATTATCTTAAAAAAATCAAGCCTAACCTATTTGACTGTAATCAAGGCTAGAGTGCTTAAGAGAGCCTCATAAAATGATACATGCTCCAATCTGACACCACCTAGTTTAAAGAATGAATGAAAGGCTCATAGCTTCCTGAATGAAGGATGAGTGTTGGTGTACCATGAGGTGGCTATTTTCTATCTTCCACAGTGAGACTGCATGGGGTTCAGCTCTATTGCTGTAGTGAAGTAATTCTGTGGTGCTTTGTAAGTTTGCCTACCTTTAGGAAACTTGGAGCACACATGATGCAATCCTTGAGCAATTCATTGCCACATTCATTTGAAGAAACAGTAAGTCTGTTAAACTATTAACAGAAAATATAGAATTAGTTTCTTAAACCTTCTTTTTTACACAAggagcttgattctgatctctcactggttttacaccagtggAACTCCTTTGAAATGAATGAAGTGAATTTTGATCCATTCCAGTGTAGATAAGATCACTCGGTCCCAAGAAGTGGTCATtccttctccccccgcccaccccaaATCCCTTTAATCATTGTGAACACACCTGGTCAAAATTCTGGTAACAGGAAACACTGAAAAATTAAGACCTCTCCAACTGATTCTTTACTTTAGTCATTAAAGAACATTAAATAGAGTATTTAAAGTTTGTAATGTAGTCTGCTGGAGGACTGAAAATGGTCATGGCAAACTTTTCAAAGATTTTTAGCCCTGTAAATAAAATTAATGCAACTATCTCCTCTCAAATGTGATGGAGGGCAAATGCAACATTTTAGAGATTCACATGCTCACAAATTGGAAGTTGTAGTGACAGATTTACCTTGTAAATAGATGCTTATTTTTGTAAGAAAATGTATTGATATATTGTTTGTATATGTTAACATGAAGGTATTAATAACAATGTTTACTCTGGTTAGTATATGAAGACTGGTGGGGCGTCTTGTGCCTCTGGGACAACTGCACATTGAAAAGAGAATAGACCCCTTTATTCAATACTTCTGTATGAACCAACATTTTGGAGTCAAAATGACTTCCTTTTATTGGATTTGAAAAGTTTTCCCTCCTTCTAAAACCTTCTCTGACCATATTAGGTTTGGACAAAAAGGGAGGAAGAGAAATTTAAGGCCAAATTTTGCAGTCATTAATTGATTACAGTTCCCATTGGTTTCACTTGATTGAGAGATGAAGAATTTGGCCCTTCCTTTTGAATATGCACAATATTCCAACTACAGTATTTCTAAGCAGCTTTCTGCTACATTGTGATTTATTGGTACTTTGAACTCatacaagactttttttttccagaagttAGTGACGTCAAAGATCTTCTGTTTAACTTATCCCcctttttttgtcctttttaataatatattttaacatttcacATTTGTATTTTGGTGATTTCCTGCCTAGTTGCACCCAGCTATCCTTTTGCACCCTTCATAATGAAaggtttctttctctcttttgcaCACTAAATGTATATTGTAACATTTTTTAATTACTTATAAAACAATAAGGCCTTGCAAAAACAAATTGATACTCACTTCTAAGCTTTCTTTGCCTAGCAAGAAAATGTTTCTTGCTGGTCAGGCTTGCCACATGGAGGATGAGAGAGTTAAATGAACTGTGGACAAGAACTTTTTTTTCTCAAGTTGAAAGTCACTTTGCTTTGAATTAAATATTATATGAAGCACCTATGTCTGTATTTTCATGTGTTCATTAGTTAGAATTTATGTAGGGGACAAATGAGCCTCAAACAAGAGGGTGTTTGTGGTATACAGTGAAGTCTTGAAGCCATCAGTGTTAGATTTGCTTGGGGAAATTCAAACAATTCAAATCTGAACTGCAAGGGGGAAGAGAATGGGATGTGAAATGCACTGGCTGGCACCCATTACTAATATTTAAGAGCTGTTGTCAtgttgagtagcaccttactccataAGTAGTCCTAATCACGTCTGTGAGACTGTTCCTGAAGAAAGGTACATGTGCATGAGGATATCAGAATCTGGACTTAAAACAGGCCACAAAAACCTCAATCTATTTGCTCTGTATATTGTAGCTTTTTCCTCCCCCTTTTATGATAGTTATGTAAATGTTCTAATTATGTTTTCTGTACATGTATCTAGAAATGCAATAAAAGTATCTCAGCATAATGGTAAAGATACATAGTCACACCTTGAATCAGCAGGTCCAAATAGTTTCTTGCACATTGATGTTCTGTAGAACTTGGAAAAAGTCACATTACCAAACTATCTATCCCTCTTTCATCAACTCACACATGTGCCTGAAACATCAATGTGAAAAAAAGTTCTATTGTTCCCTTCCACTGTACTTCACACCATGTTTTTTCAGAAGATCTTAAACATTCATCCATTGCAGGAAGTACAAATTAAATCCAGCAGTTCTGAGAGATCCTTAAGATCATATTTAAAACATCACATTGTGAATATCCATTCTAATGCTGCATCCTCAGTGGCACACAGGAAAAGGAACTGAGATAAGCAAGAAGAAGAAACCGATTTTGAAACAAGAAAATAATTTATGTTGTGAAAATAGTTAAGGCTTGCATGCATCCCAACAGGCTCTGAGTGGCAATCCCCAATTATATAGTTTTTCTACCTTGGCTAGTATATAATGGAGAGGCATATTAATTTTATAGTATATATCTTGTAAAATATATTCTTAAGAAAGCTAAAGCTTGCAAAGTTGCTTTTTAAACTCCTTCAGCAACAAACAATATTAAATCTCTTTTGAGTACTGTAGTCTGTCTGAATGCGCATTGCACAGTCAATACAGGCCTGGGAGAGTGAGCTAGCATCTATTCAGATGTGTGCATCATCAATAAAACTCTTAACAAATTACTAGTTGGAGGGCCAGCTTTGGCCATTAACACTCATATAAGCACTACAGAAAACAATGGAGTTGTACATGTGTAACTGTTGTCCAAATTTGACCTGCAAAACACTACTTGTCTGTCATGGTGATGTTTGAGCCAAAAAGCATTTGAGTACAAAACCCACACAGAGAGCTTGATCTTCAAATCTTGGGGAGTTGGGATGAGGCAGAGAAGAGAACATTGTTTAGCTTCCAGATGGTGGCAACCAGAGCTGGAAGTTACAGAAACACCAGTGTGGAATTTCTCCAAGTTAACATCAGTTCCATTTTTGTTGTAGAACCACATGTTAAATAGGGAACTACGTTCAGGCATTGGGTTCTGTTTCCTGTAACTAGGTATTGCTTAATGCTGTGCTTTTTGACTTTACCTATCTGTGACCTTGCCTTGTCCTTGCGTAGTATTTTGGAAAGGATGGATTTCACTGTCATTACAGAGAATGAAACCCAATGTCATGTCCTTGtcggcaggggcagctctacaaatttggccgccccaagcagtcatgcctgggaggcgcccccaagccgcgggagcagcggacctcccgcaggcatgactgcggagggtccgctggtccggcggcttggctggacctcccgcagctgcgggcggttcgctggtccggcggctccggttgagctgccgcagtcatgcctgcgggaggtccagccgagccgcgggaccagcgaaccgtccgcagtcatgcctgcgggaggtccactggagccgccggccgagcgtcccctccgcagtcatgcctgcggcaggtcccctgctcccggggctccggtggacctcctgcaggcatgactgcggcaggtccgccggcccagcctgccgcccccctgggaaagggccaccccaggcgggtgcttgccccgctgggctctggagccagccctgcttgtagGATGAGTGGGGGAAGAAGATAAAAGGGGCTTGATAGCGTGTCAGTGCATTTATAAAACAAGCTAGGCAATGGGGAAAAATGAGCTACTAGTAAACCTAGAGCCATGCTGAGGGCAATGCAAACAGTTTGATTGCATGTACCCTCCTTTTCCCTATGACACAGCAATACCTTCTAAGACATAGGATTGGACACAGGAGCAATGGCATTAAAGAAAGAGGGTGTGTTGgttttgggggttggggaggaggcagtTAATGTGAAAGAGGAAGTGATGGGAATGACAGAAGCTTCATGAGGAAATTGGTGACAGTGACAGTATCCTCTTGATACTGGCAGAGGGGAACTGAAAACCAGATAAGCCCTAACACAGTGCCACACTTCCTCTAAAATTATACACTTGGCATTGAAGAAAAAATTGTATTATTCATACCAGGCGCTCACTAATAGATGAGGAATATTCAATGCTATGTGTTAGTGGTTACTCCATAGCACCTTTGGGGGTTCAATGTTTGTTACACTGTATAAAATTTGCTTTGAGTTATTAGGGTAGAACTTGTAAATTGTAACTTCAAGGTGGAGGGTTCCAGCCCTCCCAAGAACTGCAGCAGTCTAGGGGGCATCTCTATGGCACTTGTTTTGAGAGAATCTTCTAGGAAAAAATCTTGTACAGCTTCTAGGCGCTGtgttcttctccttcccctccccctcccaattaAACAATAAAAATAGGCATTGGGCCCaacttttttcttctcttctctaaAGCTACTGAGGAGGGGTTGGGCTGAATGGAATATATTTATTGGCAGCCCTCTATTTACTTTGTGATATTTAATTTATGGGATTTGTGGCCAGCACACCAGACTGGTGCATTAATTTTACGTTTAGTTACATTTTAGAAATTTGAATAAACTTTCCAGCCCTGTCAGAAAGCCGGTAAAAACTGGAAGATAAATTGCACAATTGCAAGACTTGATGCTTCATATCTCTCTCAAAAAGGATATGACCATGACAGGAAATGAACTATCATTTTATAGACAGTTTACATGACTACCTCTAAAGCAGATAAAACACAATGTGATTTTTCATGTGAACCTAATactttttttcttcagaaatgtAATAAGCAGCCACTGTGCCCTATTCTCAATTACCACCctgttttttaaatgtgctgACAAAATTCAGATATTTAACTTTAGTGCTATAGGTGCACAAATAGGATGGTTTTGCAAACACACTGGGAAATATACAATAATGAGAGCGTACTGAAGAGACAGTTTTACACATTCCATTTACCAGTTTCATTGTAGGTCTTATGTATATTGAACCTATGCTGTGGAAGAGCAGGGATATTTTACAAAGTTAGGGGTCCTCTGCAAAGCCATGCAAGTGGGTTCCCCAGTTATAAGCCCCAAATCTCACTATTGTGCTACTGTTTTACCACCCGCAGCAATGGAGACTTCTACTAAAGATGCCGGAAAGTTGCAACAGTATGAAGAAAACAGAGCAACACACATTGGAATCAAGCATAAAGCACAACATGGAGAACACTCAAACGTGTGTTTTAATTGTGAGAAACAGTCTCACCATGCAAATAATTGTTGGTTCAAGGAGAGTACCTGCAAGAAATTGGAGCCCACACACAAAAGACGAAGGTCAACACAAAACACTCAATCTTAAAAGGGCCGTGCCAGCAAATTTCAGATTTACCAGTTTGCAGGTGCCAACATGGAATTCCCACAGAATACTGAAGCATCTCTACAACTGTATAATTTAGATGACAATAATTGTTGTAGTATTTGGGTTCATTTAGAAATAGAAGGAACTTAAAATGGAGCTTGCTGTCTGCTGTTTCTGTAATTTCAGAACAGGGTTAGCAGAGGCTACTTAAAAGTGTGAAGTTGCAGAAAACTTCAGTGCTTCTAAAACCACACACTGGTGGAATCCTCACTCCCTTGGATGTTATTACAGAAGGTGATATGTAATTGTAAACAGCTGTGAAGTGCAGTACTTGGGTACCCATCTATAGGGAAGCTTTTCAGCATTCAGGTTCTGTAGCATTCTGTAGATGCTCTGATCTGAAATGCTTAAAAGATCTTATCTTGTCAGGAAATTGCAGAagagtgaaaatgttcttaaaaataTTTATCTTGTAGCCTCTCAACTTTTATTATCATCAGTCATTTTCTGTTAGCTAAAAAGGTTACTTTTAAGGATTGGAatttatacatacaatatatgtTGCTGTGGCACAAACTGTAAAATATAGAGTTTCCCTTCAATAATAGACAGCTATAAACATTCACTATAATTCAGTTCTTGAGAACGGAGAGGTAATTTTAGTCTGATAAAATGAGTGATCTTAATTAAAATAGTAATGAAGGGGAGAGATGGAAAATGAATGGATATTTTAGATTAAGAATTACAATAATTGAAATAGTGTTTAATTGGGGTGGGCTAAtgactgaaatatttatttttatcaattcacaaattaaaatattaataccCCATTGTTCAAATAGTGACTGAATGTTACTTAATGAGAGACATTATATTCAGTGCAAACATATTCACAGGTGCACACACCCAAGCTGTTTCAATTCTAGTTTTGCATAGGCCTGTGATTTGTTCATCTAGGAGCAAAATGTCTCTGAAAGATGTCAGCATTTCATTGCACTATAAGGAAGAACCACTCTCTCTTAGGAAACAGTTGTATGTGACTTTTAACCTGGCCACATATCCATAATGCTAAGGAAATCTTAATTATATTACTTATCCAGCTCCTCACTTCTCTCCTAATCATTATCTTAATGATTTTGCAATTTGTAAAAGAAAGACGATTATCAAGATTAGTTCTGTTGCCTAGCAACcaagaacatttatttttaaccaaAAAAGAAGATGGACAGTGATTATTGGATCTAGCCATTTTAACACTTTTTTTGTTATAAAGTCCTGTACatttctattgaagtcagtgacggTTCCTGATATATGTATGCGGGAAGAGCCCAAATTTGGGTGACTcaaactgaggctatgtctacactacaaagttgtCCTGATGCAAGTTACATCAGCATATAGCTGCCACATTTAACATATCACTTGTGCGCGTGCATACTTGATTCCTTGCATCAGTGCTGCATGTACTCACTAGGAGGGCTTGTGCTGATGGACAGTGTGGTGCACCATAGGTAGGTATTTCAGTTTGCAACCTGCCACCATAAGCACACTAACTTTTGGAAAGTTGTGACAATGATTGTTGGGGCAGAAACAAGTTGCCCCGGAGATAACTGGGAAAAAGGGGTCATCTTTCCATAATGCATTGTTCTTCATCTCATTATATCATctctatcccataatttttgtgcCTATTTTCAATTTCCCATGAGCCCACATGGGACTTGTAGTCTGCACATCTCTGCGCTATTGTTATaagcattgcaagcacaggacGCATGAGcctctggtatttgcagagccGCAAGAAGAACTATGGGGAACATGATGATTTCCTGGTGGTCAATTTGCTGTGGGTCATTGCGAGAATCAATTCAAGGTTATTGGTGGCATTAATTGAGGAGCTGCAAATAGCGGAGCACTACTTCTGGGCTCAAGAAACAGGCACTGACTGGTGGGTTTGCAATGTAATGCAggcttgggatgatgagcagtagctgcagaactttcagatgcacaaGGTCACATTCCTGGATCAGTGTAccgagctttccccagccctccaACACAGGGACACCAAACTGAGAGCTGCACTGGCAGTGGAGAAACAAGTGGCTATCATGCTGTGGAAACTTACATGCCATTTTGCAACCAGTCAGTGAGACATCATTTTGGAGTGGGAAGAGCCACGGTGGAGGCCATTTTCATGCAAGTGCCCAGGGCCATTAATTATCTCCCACCATACAGGATTTCAACTCTTGGCAACATGCAGGACACAGTGGCtaccttaaaaagaacaggagtacttgtggcaccttaaagactaacaaatttattttagcatgagctttcgtgagctacagctcacttcttcggatgtaacCTTTGCAGctatggggttcccaaactgcagtggcgCAATAGAGGCATGCACATCCCTATTTTGGCCCCAGAGTACAACAGCAGAATGGGCTACATGGTCGTGCAAGCACTTTGCCAACATCAGTGTGCGCTGCTCATGAAAGGTATATGACAcgtgcatctttaagaacacagaactgttcagaaagctacaagcagggacatTCTTTCCTGACTAGCGGATTACCATTGGCAAtgctgaaatgccaatagtgatcctgggggacccagcctatcccttagtcccggggtaggcaacctatggcatgtgtgccaaaggcagcacgcgagctgattttcagtggcactcacactgcctgggtcctggccactggtccggggggctctgcattttaatttaattttaaattaagtttcttaaacattttaaaaaccttaaaaacctttactttacatacaacaatagtttagttatatattatagacttggagaaagagaccttctaaaaatgttaaaatgtattaccggcacgcgaaaccttaaattagagtaaataaatgaagactcagcacatcacttttgaaaggctgccaacccctgccttAGTCCCTgtctcatgaagccatacactggccaCCTCGACAGCACGAATGAGAGAGTCAActacaggctcagcaggtgcagaatgacagttgaatgtgcttttggtagattgaagggacaGTGGTGGTGTTTCCTCACCAAATCGGAAAGAATATTGCAATGGGtatagctgcc from Mauremys mutica isolate MM-2020 ecotype Southern chromosome 3, ASM2049712v1, whole genome shotgun sequence harbors:
- the STX11 gene encoding syntaxin-11 isoform X2, which encodes MKDRLSELYELARLYNQQFPNNEDDESLPHETLLFETDYALAALYKDIQSIRTDNLHLKEDVRRLGKQNNRFLTSMRRLSSIKRDTNSIAKDIKARGEGIHRKLQTMKDFNEDAETKHGTMSVITRVSKNHYVDLMHAFQEAMFEYNEAEMNQRENCKIRIQRQLEIMGKDVSGNQIEDMIEQGKWDVFSENLLSDVRGARAALNEIETRHKELMKLETRIREVHELFLQVALLVEQQADTFDIIQLNVEKVEDYVGEAKCQVRKALEYRRKHPCRTLLCCCFSCCKR
- the STX11 gene encoding syntaxin-11 isoform X1, whose product is MPRQPPGDPSPRGLPGSGNPQRPAAQHPAAGHRPGLELRPVGPDGGGAWAGRVRGWGNSPRPARLDRLAGGSGAFPREDAAGASSGDSASRPASWSGRMKDRLSELYELARLYNQQFPNNEDDESLPHETLLFETDYALAALYKDIQSIRTDNLHLKEDVRRLGKQNNRFLTSMRRLSSIKRDTNSIAKDIKARGEGIHRKLQTMKDFNEDAETKHGTMSVITRVSKNHYVDLMHAFQEAMFEYNEAEMNQRENCKIRIQRQLEIMGKDVSGNQIEDMIEQGKWDVFSENLLSDVRGARAALNEIETRHKELMKLETRIREVHELFLQVALLVEQQADTFDIIQLNVEKVEDYVGEAKCQVRKALEYRRKHPCRTLLCCCFSCCKR